One segment of Plasmodium vivax chromosome 14, whole genome shotgun sequence DNA contains the following:
- a CDS encoding elongation factor g, mitochindrial precursor, putative (encoded by transcript PVX_100600A): MMAYGARALRRHTCALPKRKRALPRPHSAGRTFSSICVDNLRNIGISAHIDAGKTTLTERILYYTGKIKSIHEVRGSDGVGATMDSMDLEREKGITIQSAATNCNWHFNNSSYTINIIDTPGHVDFTIEVERSLRVLDAAVLVVCGVSGIQSQTLTVNRQMNRYFIPRLLFINKLDRDGANVGRTLSTIEQKLNLNTLLLQMPIGIEQKFKGVYDLVSRRCYLFKGLNGIIVEEVNDDEVTAHDPSFSHEVVEMLRTRIFEKLADVDDEFAEVFLNQEMGDIRVEDVASAIRRCTIRNAIVPICLGSAKNNVGVQILLNYVCSFLPSPREVPSYGYVYEGGAASHASDANGENSANSANSSTAADSANSANSSTAGRRRVELRCDSALPMVGFLFKIQEDALHGQMSYLRIYQGKIKKKDSITNMLTSKREVVKKILKMHANMAQEVTEAHAGDIVAINGISGSTGTTYTNGVSSNLHLLNIHVPKPVISVAVQIEKKGDMTKLTKALNKFVKEDPTFHVKTDDQTKEILFEGIGELQLEIYKERLKREYGIGVQLKNPRINFKETITKPYECTYTYKKQKGGAGLYAHVHAIFETVSDDYNETSYCSFVNEVVGNDLPKNFILSIEKAFKEQVEKGYLNSSEIINMKMRLIGGKIHEVDSNDLAFKRATIHLIKENYHNFVPVLLEPIMLVEIISHYEHQSNILTSITKRKGLVTNIVNHMNAVHIYADIPLKHMFNYINEIRSITQGQGTYTMEFARYEQVPRSDLDALQRGG; the protein is encoded by the coding sequence ATGATGGCGTACGGCGCGCGCGCGCTGAGGCGGCACACCTGCGCGCTgcccaaaaggaaaagggcgCTCCCCCGCCCGCACAGCGCAGGGAGAACCTTCTCCTCCATCTGTGTGGACAACCTGCGAAACATCGGAATCAGCGCGCACATAGATGCAGGGAAAACGACGCTAACGGAGAGGATTCTTTACTAcacaggaaaaataaaaagcatacATGAGGTGAGAGGGAGCGATGGAGTAGGTGCCACCATGGATTCAATGGACCTCGAAAGAGAGAAAGGGATAACCATTCAGTCCGCAGCAACGAACTGTAATTGGCACTTTAATAATAGTAGCTACACCATTAACATAATAGATACCCCAGGGCACGTAGATTTTACCATAGAAGTGGAAAGATCCCTACGAGTGTTAGATGCAGCGGTTCTGGTCGTTTGTGGAGTGTCTGGGATTCAAAGCCAAACATTAACCGTGAATAGACAAATGAACAGATATTTCATCCCGAggcttttatttattaataagcTAGATAGAGACGGTGCAAATGTAGGTAGGACACTCAGTACCATCGAGCAGAAGCTCAATCTGAATACTCTCCTTTTGCAAATGCCAATTGGAATTGAGCAGAAGTTTAAAGGAGTGTATGACCTTGTTTCGAGGAGGTGCTACTTATTTAAGGGCCTAAATGGGATCATCGTGGAGGAGGTGAACGATGATGAGGTGACTGCACACGATCCGTCCTTCTCGCACGAAGTGGTGGAAATGCTTAGGACCCGTATCTTCGAAAAGCTAGCCGATGTGGATGACGAATTTGCGGAGGTTTTCCTCAACCAGGAAATGGGGGACATCCGGGTGGAAGACGTGGCTAGCGCCATCCGCAGGTGCACCATCAGGAACGCCATCGTGCCCATCTGCCTGGGCAGCGCCAAGAACAACGTGGGCGTCCAAATCCTGCTCAACTACGTGTGCAGCTTTTTGCCCTCCCCGCGGGAGGTGCCCAGCTACGGCTACGTCTacgaggggggagcggcgagcCATGCGAGCGACGCGAACGGGGAGAACTCCGCTAACTCGGCCAACTCCTCCACTGCCGCTGACTCCGCTAACTCGGCCAACTCCTCCACTGCCGGGCGACGGCGCGTGGAGCTGCGGTGCGACAGCGCGCTGCCCATGGTGGGCTTCCTGTTCAAAATACAGGAGGACGCCTTGCACGGCCAAATGAGCTACCTGCGCATCTACCAGGGGAAAATCAAGAAGAAGGACAGCATCACCAACATGCTGACCAGCAAGCGggaagtggtgaagaagatACTCAAAATGCACGCGAACATGGCTCAGGAAGTGACCGAAGCGCATGCAGGGGACATCGTTGCAATTAATGGGATCAGCGGGAGCACGGGGACGACTTACACGAACGGAGTCTCCTCGAATTTGCACCTCCTAAATATACATGTGCCCAAGCCAGTCATATCCGTGGCAGTGCAGATAGAGAAGAAGGGGGACATGACCAAGCTGACCAAGGCGTTAAACAAGTTCGTGAAGGAAGACCCAACATTCCACGTGAAGACGGATGACCAAACGAAGGAAATTCTGTTCGAAGGAATAGGAGAACTCCAATTGGAAATCTACAAAGAGAggttaaaaagggaatacGGCATAGGGGTCCAACTGAAGAATCCtcgaattaattttaaagaaactATCACGAAGCCGTATGagtgtacatacacatataaaaaacaaaagggaggtGCAGGACtgtatgcacatgttcaTGCGATTTTCGAAACTGTATCAGATGATTACAACGAAACGAGTTACTGCTCCTTCGTTAATGAAGTGGTGGGAAATGATCTCcccaaaaattttattttatcaattgAGAAGGCCTTTAAAGAACAAGTTGAGAAAGGttacctgaacagttcagaAATTATTAACATGAAAATGAGGTTGATTGGAGGGAAGATTCACGAAGTGGATAGCAACGACTTGGCATTTAAAAGAGCCACCATTCATCTGATTAAAGAAAACTACCACAACTTTGTTCCCGTTCTTTTGGAACCCATTATGCTCGTCGAAATTATTTCCCACTACGAACATCAGAGCAACATCCTCACCAGCATCACCAAGCGGAAGGGACTGGTCACCAACATCGTTAACCACATGAACGCCGTTCATATTTACGCGGACATTCCCCTGAAGCACATGTTCAATTACATCAACGAGATTCGCTCCATTACGCAGGGCCAGGGCACCTACACCATGGAGTTCGCCCGCTACGAGCAGGTCCCCCGGAGCGACTTGGACGCGCTCCAGCGCGGGGGGTAA
- a CDS encoding hypothetical protein, conserved (encoded by transcript PVX_100610A), with protein MKDSEFVGGKLKLKDSRIKKGSHSKGSKYAGGRDGKKKKKKKIWEDKTDRSNYDEENATMYDDQGGGQGKDYEMSADGKTSVRESERESGKDKDGTGKPSDETKLKEVLQLNLTEAEKAYQLVLKKREKQRIESILKESYRERLQKFNDNLASLSEHFDIPKVGPG; from the coding sequence atgaaagacAGCGAATTCGTTGGAGGAAAGCTAAAACTGAAGGATTcgagaattaaaaaaggcagcCACTCCAAAGGGTCCAAGTACGCAGGTGGACgagatggcaaaaaaaaaaaaaaaaaaaaaatctgggAAGACAAAACGGACAGGAGCAATTacgatgaagaaaatgcgACCATGTACGATGACCAAGGGGGGGGCCAGGGGAAGGACTATGAAATGAGTGCAGATGGAAAAACAAGTGTGCGTGAAAGTGAAAGGGAGAGTGGGAAAGACAAAGACGGCACGGGAAAGCCATCCGatgaaacaaaattgaaggaaGTGTTGCAACTGAACTTAACCGAGGCGGAAAAGGCCTATCAGCTGGtattaaagaaaagggagaagcaacgAATTGAAAGCATTTTGAAGGAGAGTTACCGCGAGCGACTGCAGAAGTTTAATGACAACTTGGCTTCCCTCAGCGAGCACTTTGACATTCCGAAGGTTGGGCCTGGCTAG
- a CDS encoding hypothetical protein (encoded by transcript PVX_100615A): protein MRKGVPGENAEANVPNDESPHSGIPNWQNQTCQISLSEEPLMERKGTKKRSRRSKVKRKNKIFGGIVKKGGISFDLEVEARRIKETPFCAYSLVDLLNSHNAARGDGQKTTVGEGRDMLWCACDMHHDVKRFTEYVAFLRGQEKRQGETRQEGEAQEEADLGEENDRTGDNPCGLHPDGKETQEECPSEGSHQKADRGGEEDTQQTQKESLDCPKRNNSTRRCENACDNVYYNVNRIWSPNFNRPLGDIGRKLILKEIRELHYKDAAKTTSLLLREGLDYGKVRFMKVSELYHYMYALGVFEYAVKISLEFGSNIRMSSVVSQGNYRSTCNNLNKGYDFCFICCSHKNHSVSFIPGGVVLAEHRLYLQSYSTAVEELAARRAGKAGEAWKAAETGKATETVETAETAESPTHPSRCEGAKEANGMGETSEAKEANDANDANDANDAALFPRADSSARQHLVLPPTAPPLENRIAPLRGHFQTGGRHPKGEGECQDDAHTNSSASEAEEEEDTQESYCNREDVKKGDEDDNGSSGIARGTTTGVSGITFCNVSSYSYGCTAGYASGSGSTRYACTGRGLTSFASYQPYFQKNCLHIPELLSRPQREKITPQGYLIGRHAATPEVPHSSTLKGKVCADWKELIWTIIKNEARNCTQRGQEEGGKSFKGRNKQYQANEVKDACANIHSDIAPNGGRPFYMGQAKVWNPPGDAKGGQHHSVKGDEEKLARGEKLKGGEREVVKKEEGGVRPGGSEVEEGGAVRLGGPPKGDLPQCDGLLTEDPEESEQPERHSESEGARQPTGKTDAHAHEETPLA from the exons ATGAGGAAGGGTGTTCCTGGGGAGAATGCAGAAGCCAATGTCCCGAACGATGAATCCCCCCACAGTGGAATCCCAAACTGGCAAAACCAAACGTGCCAAATTAGCCTCAGTGAAGAACCCCTTATGGAGAGGAAGGGAACGAAGAAGAGATCCAGAAGGTCCaaagtaaaaaggaaaaataaaattttcggAGGCATTGTAAAGAAAGGAGGGATCTCATTCGATTTGGAGGTTGAGGCCCGTCGGATTAAGGAGACCCCCTTCTGTGCCTACTCGCTGGTGGACTTGCTTAACAGCCATAACGCTGCCAGGGGGGATGGGCAAAAGACAACTGTGGGGGAGGGCAGAGATATGCTGTGGTGTGCCTGCGACATGCACCACGATGTTAAGCGCTTCACCGAGTATGTGGCATTTTTAAGGGGGCAGGAAAAGAGGCAGGGGGAAACGCggcaggagggggaggcgcaGGAGGAGGCGGACCTGGGCGAAGAAAACGACCGCACGGGTGACAATCCATGTGGCCTTCACCCCGACGGAAAGGAGACGCAGGAGGAGTGCCCAAGTGAGGGGTCTCACCAGAAAGCGGATCGAGGCGGGGAGGAAGACACGCAACAGACGCAAAAGGAATCGCTCGATTGTCCCAAAAGGAATAACTCCACCCGCCGATGCGAAAACGCATGCGATAACGTATATTACAACGTTAATAGAATTTGGTCTCCCAATTTCAATAGACCCTTGGGGGACATCGGTCGAAagctaattttaaaagaaatccGCGAACTGCATTATAAGGACGCAGCCAAGACGACCTCTCTTCTCCTGCGCGAAGGATTGGACTATGGGAAGGTTCGTTTTATGAAGGTGAGTGAGCTGTATCATTATATGTACGCTCTGGGTGTCTTCGAATACGCTGTTAAGATCTCCCTCGAGTTTGGCTCTAACATCAGAATGAGCAGTGTGGTTTCTCAAGGGAACTACAGAAGCACTTGCAACAATTTAAATAAGGGCTACGacttttgctttatttgCTGCTCGCACAAGAACCATTCTGTGAGCTTCATCCCCGGGGGGGTCGTCTTGGCTGAGCATCGGCTGTACCTCCAGAGCTACTCCACAGCTGTAGAAGAGCTGGCCGCACGGCGTGCAGGGAAAGCGGGGGAAGCGTGGAAAGCGGCGGAGACGGGGAAGGCGACGGAGACGGTGGAAACGGCGGAGACGGCGGAGAGCCCTACCC ACCCAAGTCGGTGTGAGGGCGCAAAGGAGGCGAACGGAATGGGAGAAACGAGCGAGGCGAAAGAAGCGAATGATGCAAATGACGCGAATGATGCGAATGATGCGGCTCTGTTTCCCCGAGCCGACTCAAGTGCCAGACAACATCTAGTATTACCCCCCACGGCACCCCCCTTGGAGAACCGAATAGCTCCTTTAAGGGGTCACTTCCAGACGGGGGGCCGCCACCCTAAGGGAGAAGGCGAATGCCAAGACGATGCACACACCAACAGCAGCGCAAgtgaagcggaggaggaagaggacacGCAGGAAAGTTATTGCAACCGGGAGGATGTGAAGAAGGGAGATGAAGACGACAATGGGAGTAGCGGCATAGCCAGAGGTACCACCACTGGTGTGAGTGGAATTACTTTCTGCAACGTTAGTAGCTACTCCTATGGCTGCACCGCTGGTTACGCCTCGGGAAGTGGCTCCACTCGCTACGCATGCACCGGTCGAGGACTCACCAGCTTCGCTAGCTACCAACCCTACTTCCAAAAGAACTGTCTGCACATCCCCGAACTGTTGAGTCGCCCCCAAAGAGAGAAAATCACCCCGCAGGGTTACCTCATCGGAAGACACGCCGCTACCCCTGAGGTGCCCCATTCGTCAACCCTAAAAGGGAAGGTATGCGCCGATTGGAAGGAGCTCATTTGGACCATTATTAAGAACGAGGCGCGGAATTGCACTCAGCGTGGCCAAGAGGAGGGAGGGAAGTCCTTCAAGGGGAGGAACAAACAGTACCAAGCGAACGAGGTGAAGGATGCGTGTGCCAATATTCACTCTGATATTGCTCCCAACGGTGGACGCCCCTTCTACATGGGGCAGGCAAAAGTGTGGAACCCCCCAGGAGATGCTAAAGGGGGGCAGCATCACAGCGTGAAGGGAGACGAGGAAAAACTTGCGCGAGGAGAAAAGTTGAAGGGGGGCGAAAGGGAGGttgtgaagaaggaggaaggggGGGTGCGGCCCGGGGGTAGTGAAGTGGAGGAAGGGGGAGCCGTTCGGTTGGGAggcccccccaaaggagacCTCCCCCAATGCGACGGCCTCCTCACAGAAGACCCCGAAGAATCAGAACAACCCGAGCGGCACTCCGAAAGCGAAGGAGCGAGGCAGCCAACAGGCAAGA CAGACGCACACGCACACGAGGAGACACCGCTAGCATAA
- a CDS encoding hypothetical protein (encoded by transcript PVX_100620A): MVASVREGVMSTHLHSRETSSHVNPLFITSGASNQSSSYEVTGEQESTSAHNNGVVTANQMRHLMSLQSGVPPNGYIHHVKGDHHLLENGKAMNTSMHRHLNGKRNTPECQSTQFLSNPYAHTNRYLDEQHSYVETNQFDCLNDADTNVGHFSEAITMEGRCNHGSVLHLGEEQTPSQVLYIHMMGNNKRNEPSIGDPSLGDSLKRDKLLWCNGVNGGVLPSILRSGGRQDVYEAPSMGHAQVGVTQLESTQVESTQQGSTQQGSTQQGSTQQGNTQLGSTQQGKSQTAPC; this comes from the exons ATGGTGGCCTCCGTGAGGGAGGGGGTCATGTCTACCCACCTCCACTCAAGGGAAACGAGTAGCCACGTGAATCCACTGTTCATCACGAGTGGAGCGTCCAACCAAAGCAGCAGCTACGAAGTTACTGGAGAGCAGGAGAGCACAAGTGCTCATAACAACGGTGTGGTGACCGCCAATCAAATGAGACATCTGATGAGTCTCCAAAGTGGAGTGCCCCCCAACGGTTACATTCACCACGTGAAGGGGGACCATCACTTGCTCGAAAATGGTAAGGCGATGAACACCTCCATGCACCGCCATCTAAATGGAAAGAGAAACACGCCAGAATGTCAGTCGACGCAGTTCCTCTCCAACCCGTACGCACACACGAATCGTTATCTCGATGAGCAACACTCTTACGTAGAGACCAACCAGTTTGATTGCCTCAATGACGCGGACACCAATGTGGGTCACTTCTCCGAAGCAATCACTATGGAAGGTAGATGCAACCATGGGAGTGTGCTGCATCTGGGGGAAGAACAGACCCCCTCCCAAGTCCTATACATTCACATGATGGGGAATAATAAACGGAATGAGCCCTCCATTGGAGATCCCTCTCTGGGGGACTCCCTCAAGAGGGATAAGCTGCTTTGGTGTAATGGCGTTAATGGGGGGGTGCTTCCATCCATTTTGCGGAGCGGAGGTAGGCAAGATGTATACGAAGCGCCCTCAA TGGGGCACGCTCAAGTGGGGGTGACTCAATTGGAGAGTACCCAAGTGGAGAGTACCCAACAGGGGAGTACCCAACAGGGGAGTACCCAACAGGGGAGTACCCAACAGGGGAATACCCAACTGGGGAGTACCCAACAGGGGAAAAGCCAGACAGCGCCATGCTAG